AGGATAAAGTGAGCCTGTAGGGTTTCAGTTCTTCGTGGTTGGCAGTTTCCACAGAAAAGTGAGCGTGAGTTCCTCTGAGTACCTTGCCCAATTTACCTGATTTTCTTTCCATCTCCTTGTTTTTCAAGGGAAGGCCCCATACTGTGAACTCTGAGGGTCAGTTTAGTGTGAGGGCAGGAGGGAAGCACATCACATCACCTCAGTCTTGTTGTGTCTATACCAACAAAGGAGAAATGTTTGACTTCTGCATTGGCTGTAGGAAAAAAGAGCTTGCAAGTTGTTGCTTAAGTCCTGTGTTGCAATATTGCCAACTCCCTTTTCTGTGGTGTGCTCTGACCTGTAGCTCTGTATTGCTGTTACCCAAATTCCAGATTCTGAAGAAGACATCAAACAGGACAGCAGAAGCAACTTTAAAAAGAATCCTAataaaaggaggaagacagacgAGGAGACACAAGGAGATGAAGCAGGGAAGAAAGAGAGCAGTGGAAAAGCTGAAGGCAATAAagctgcagaggaggagctgcccttggcagcctcaggggagggggcaggggctgcaccctCCAGCATGATGATTCTCGGGGACTACGAAGCAAAGCCAGTGCAGAAGGTAACCAGCCTGACTGAATCTTGGTGATGGACAGCAAGAGAATGCTTCCTAAAGTCTGTTTCACATGTGGTGCTGCCCCATTGTCGTTGCCCTCAGGTGCAGCCCTTCCTGCCCCAGTGGCTGGCAGAGCCCCGGCGGGTGCAGAAGAGCATCAGGGACAAcctgagagcagccacagaTGTGCCAGGCATCCACCCCCTGCTGCTGAGGAAGCTGCACACCAATGGCATTGACTCCTTTTTCCCAGGTGCCTTGACTTTGATTCTGTTTCTTTCTAAAGGGCCTCaaagagctcccacagcctggtgctgtgtgctctgtgcaggcaGTGAAGTAAAAGGCAGGACAAAGTGTAGTGCGTGGAAGTGATGGTAGGAGATTTAACCCTTCTTTCTCAAAGCTTTGTCTGGGCCGAGGAAAAGTCTGTTTCCTACTCATAAATACAGCTTGGAGTGGTGGCTCAGAGCTGCCCAAAGAGGGAAGTCTTACTCATGTGCTCACGCTTTATGTCCTTGTGGAAGCTTGTGCTTTATCTTCGTAATTTCCACTGTCTCTGCTGCTGATCAGAGCTTTCTGGGAGCTCATTACAGCACCAGAAAAAtatccaaacaaacaaacaaaaaaaaaaagaagtctgtTTTCTGTTAATTTGCCAGTTTTACAAACAGATAGAATAAATGCTTAATAAGAAGAAAGGGCAGGTGGCtgcaaggacagggacagaggtgaCCTTAGGCTGTGCCTGAGGCctgtcagggctgtgctgggcagccagCACCCATTTTCTCATTTCAGTAATGCTTTTCTGTAACATTTTCCGCTCTTGGTGAGTCGGTGAGGCATACAGCTGGtgtttatttctggttttgccAGTGCAGGCAGAGGTGATCCCTGCCATTCTGGGCAGTGCAGCCGGGGGGTTcctgcggggccgcggcgggtACCGCCCCAGGGACATCTGTGTCTCAGCACCCACGGGCAGTGGCAAGACCCTGGCCTTTGTCATCCCCATTGTACAGGTGAGTTCACCCTCAGGAAAATatctctggggaaatgctggCGTTGTTTTGTTCAGGCAGAACCTGAACTTCAAAGCAGGTCGAAAAGCCAAGGAATTTGTGGGCATAAGGCAGCAGATTTTCAGCTCGGAGCTGTCTGAGGGAGCTTCTTGTCAGCTTCCCACTCCTTTTCTCAGACAGCAGGCACAGCTTGAGGAGTTGGGAGGGAGGAGtgagaaaaatggaaacataAAACTGAGAATGTGTCAAGCCCATCTTCTCTCGCTAGGTTAGGCCCAAGACCCCTGCTCCCCCTGTTCTGTCAGGGACTCACTGGGCCtctgttttggcaggttctgtTGGATCGAGTGGTTTGCCACGTACGAGCCCTGGTTGTTCTGCCCACCAAAGAGCTGGCACAACAGGTATGTGGCTCCTccctggctgggcagagctgggctgagggacaggctgctgcagccagtcCTTTGGCTGTTCTGTGGAGCAGGCTGAAGACCTGCCAGAGGGTTTGGTGCTGTTCCTCTAATGGAAAGTACTTCCTGCAGCTGACAAAGCCTCTTCATCTCCTTGCAGGTGAGTAAAGTGTTCAACATTTACACTGACGGGACAGGGCTGAAGGTCGTTTTGATTACTGGCCAGAAGTCTTTTGCAAAGGAACAGGAGATGCTTGTGCAGAAAAAGTAGGTGAAAAGGTATTTTGACAAAGTTTATAGAGATTGCATGCTAATTAATGTCATTAAGGTCGGGTCAAGATATGGATTATTGCAGCACAGCATCATGCTATCATGGTTTTGGATAATAGGTTTATATGCTGAACTCTGGTGGTTCTGTCTTTGTCACAGTGCTTGTTACTACTCCTGTTTTGTCATTGTAATGTTTcactggatttttggggttcttcACCAGCAAATGCTCAGAATGCAAATGTTTACCTTGTGCCCATGGGTACATATGGCTGTGTGGGGTTTTTCTGCGATTAAACTTTTTTGAAGAGCAACGAAGAGTGACactttctgtttaaaataagGCAGCACGGTGGAGACTGGTGTTTTGTGTCCCCCACTGCCCCTGCCTGCTCTCCAGTGTCAAGTCCATATGTGAATTTTGTTACTCCTCAGTTAATTGAATGGTAGGAAAACCTTAAGGTCTGCTTCTTAAGGTCTCTGCTACAGGCTTTATTGTGAAGAGAGGGACTTACTGATGGGCTGCTTGTCCTTTCAGAGTGACAGGCTACTGCAGCCTGGCTGACATTGTGGTGGCCACGCCAGGGAGGCTCACGGATCACATCAGCCAGACCCCAGGCTTCAGCCTGGCTCAGCTTCGCTTCCTGGTGAGTCACCACAGCTCTCCCATCTGAGTGCAGTGTCTGCTGCAGCACTAATTCCTGCTTGCTCCTTGTGTGCAACATAAATACCTCTCTGTTGGAGCTGTTGTGTGGGCCTGTCTGCACTCCAGATTGTGGAGGGAGCAGTCACAAGATGAGATGTTTGATTCCAACTCGTGACACCCAAGCATCCACCCACTTCCCCTTCTCTCTTAGGCTCTTGCAAACTTGGAGTAAGGATGGGCAAGGAAAGCAATTCTGTTGACTAGAAGCTTCCATTATCTTACCTTCTGGCTCACTGGTTACAGatacaaaggaaaataaaagctcCCAGTATTTAACAAGTGGTGGTTTTCATCCTTGTGAATCCAGATCGTGGATGAAGCTGACCGTATGATTGATGACATGCACCAGAACTGTCTGAACCAAATTGTCAAAGCTGCATTCCAAGGAGAAAATTACTCTGGCTCCAGCATGCTTTTTCAGAGGACCAAACCAGGGCCTTTAACAGCAGCCAGGTAAGTTGCAGAGTGCATTTCTTTGAACTGATAGTATGGACACCAGCACTTGGatgtcactgccctgctccactGTACACTGCCACACAGAGTCCCAAAGCTTCATTCCTCTGAGAAATGTCTACCAAAAAAAGGCAGTGAGCAGCTGATGCCAGAACACGTCCTTCAGACTAAGTATTGTGTTCTCCAGGCTTTCCTTATGTAGACTAAAGGAGCATCAAAAGAAAGCACAAATATTGCAAATCTGTGATCCATTTGCACAGTAACTATAGTAATGCCTTCTGGCAAAGCTGAGTAATGGATTTGGAGGAGAGCTCCTGCAATTAACTATCTGCAGCTGCTGTTTTTGTACAGCAGTGGCAGAGATGTGTCAGAAACTGAGATGAACGGCCAAGGGAGGACATGACTGAAATGAGAGCAGGGGTAACCAGGCTGCAGGGACTGTGCAGGGGTTGTGGACTTGACTGAGAATGCTCATCAGTTCTGTCTGTGAACTCCACCATAAAACAAGGGTGGAGAAGAATCTACAGGAAAGgcccagggcaggagaagaGCATCAGAAAGCATTGATTGCTTCCCTTGCATCATGTGAAGGCACTAGGGGTGAAACTCCTTTGCCCCATCCTCAAAGCCCAGTTTCTGTGTGCTGTTTCTTTCAGTTCCTGCTCTCCTCAGATACCCTTACAGAAACTGCTGTTTTCAGCCACACTGACCCAGGACCCAGAGAAATTGCAGCAGCTGGATTTATTCCAGCCTCGTCTCTTCACATCTGTGTATTCCGAGAAAAACAGAGATGGAGCAGAAGCTGAACAAAATACTAATAATAAATACACACTCCCAGAGGGGCTGTCGGTATGATGTGAATTCTTTTGAATAAGTTACACTTGAAGATTTGTTTAATTCTGAACTAACTGTGGTTTTACCCTAAAACAAGTGTGTCTTCCCTGTGTTTCCTTGCAAAAGTGCCTTTGGGAGTATGTATGACCCAGAGAGCTGTACCTTTGGACATTTGTTTTCTCATTACTTAATGTTCATTTGGTTAAGacttgattattttttaaattaatctgtCTTCATGTGGAATTAAATTTagctgcaatggggagtggaaCTAGGAAGTCATAGTAATGTAGTAGCACCTATCAATTGTCCATATGTCTGACAGTCATTTCAAGACACGTGTACACAGGCCAGCCTGTAGGCAGGAAGGCAGTGCATGCTGTTACTTGCTGTGGAGGTGTGAGAGCATTAGAACAATGCAGGTCTCCTGTCTCCACTTGTGTTGTATCCTGCCAGCCTGTTTATTCTgaaggggatgggatgggctctggctTTGCTGCTGTTAGTCAGCTATAAAACATCCAGGCCAGTGTGGGTCATGGACAGGCAGTGGGTTTCAGGGGAGGTAGTCTTGGCAAGAAGTGATTCCTCTCTCTGAACTCCTTTCCTGTTGACTGCAGCAATGTTACGTGCCTTGTGACCTGAATTCCAAGCCCTTGCTCCTCTTGTATTTCATGCTGAAAATGAAATTCACCCGCGTGTTGTGCTTCACCAACTCCAGGGAAGCCTCTCACAGGTAAGCATGAATGAGATCACTCTCTGTCAGGGGATCTTACAGAGATAAAGGAGTGACAGTTTCTCTCTTGTCCACCTGCAGGTTGTTCCTGTTGGTTCAGGCCTTTGGTGGAGTCACAGTGGCAGAGTTTTCTTCTCGGTTAACTCCAAATGAGAGAAGGAGAACCATGAAGGAGTTTGATCAAGGAAAAATACAACTGTGAGCATCCTAAACTAGTTTCCTGTATGTTTTCCAGCACAGGCTGTTTGCAGTGTGAAAAGCTAAACAGAGCAAGGGACACAGTTACTTGGGGTCTTGTAAAACATGCAGGAGTCTGTTGCAGGAGGGATGTGAGACTTGGGCTTGTGGCTTTGAATTGTTTATCCTTCATGTAACTCAGCCTGTTCTAATCTAGCTGCAGTCTGATTTCTACATGTTGTTTTATAACAAGCAATAAATACAAATGCGTGTTCATAGAGTTGCCCAAAACACACAGGTTTGTAAATTTGGAGTTTAATGTTTGTGCTGAGTATCTGTACTTATAGGGTGGAAATGGATGTTGGTGCTGAAGCTGTATTTAGTGTTACAGCTTCCTACCAAAGCAATCCCTGCTCAGACTGGCATACAGCTCTACTTCTGCCCATGTGTGTGATTTGCATTGTGATTTTGGTAGCTATATGAGATTATATCTGTGCAATATCTCTGAGGAAAAGGTAAAAACTTATTTTCTGGGTGTTCTTTTTATCCAAACCTGGCGTATAAATTCATCCTTGACTACTGGTATTTCTCACCTTGCTGTTTGTGTGTTCTGTGCTTGTATGGAATGTTCAGATTCCTTAGAGATTTGTGTGAGCTGGGAGGTGTCTGACATGCTTGGAGAACCTGGAAACACCCAGTAACTTTTCATGCTCAGCAGAGGGTGACAAGCCTGTAGTGGTGCTTGGAGGTCTGACAAGGCCAGTGGCAGTAAGGAGAGacttgcagtgctgctgccagccttaGAGGCATAGGCTGACTGTCCACTTTGAACAGAGATAGCAGGAGTTGTGCTGTGTTCACTGGTGGTTTATTTGTGCGTGTAGTGCCTGAGATGTCACCTGAAAATGAGTATGTATCCATTTACAAACAGGTTAATCAGCACAGATGCCACAGCTCGAGGGATTGATGTTAAAGGAGTGAATTATGTGATAAACTATGATGCACCTCAGTTCATCAGGACCTACATTCACCGGTAAGACAACAGGAGCAAGAGGAAGATGTCTGAGCTTGGTTTGTTATGAAGTATTTAGCAAAGGTGACGTGCACTTAAAAGGGcttttagcttttctttttgctttaatATGCAAATAGCTTTCTAGCAAAAATTAAACCTAGCATTGCTTGGAATCAGACTTTCTTAAAAGTGGAGAATTTCAGCATCAGAATCTCTGAGCTGATAATGGCAGTGACTATGGGGCTAAACTGACTTGAAGCTGCTTTCTCTGTTTTCAGGGTTGGAAGAACAGCTCGTGCAGGAGAAGCAGGTGTTGCTTTCAGCTTGGTCCTTAGAATTCAGGTGTGTCTGTTGTGGGATTCATTTGATAAGGATGCATGCAGGGGCATAAGGATCATACAGTTCATACTACTTCCCACCTTTTCCAGTCAGCTGAGCTTTGTGCTTGGAAACTTCAGTTGTTTCCTGACTAAGCAGCATGTTCCCAAATGTGCTGATTTTGTAGCTGATGGGCAGGGGGGTGTCTCATCTCCAGTGGCTGTTTTTGCAGGAGAGGCGGTTCCTGAGGATGCTGAGGGATGCTGGCATCCAGGATATAAAGAAACACCCCGTGAAGGGCAACTCATTGAAGCCAATGGTGCAGCAGTATGAGGAAGCTCTCTCTAAGCTTGAGAAGACAGTCAAGGTAATtgaaatggggaagaaaataaactgtGCAAGTTgcagtttgatttttttaatgcagtttgTGCTTAGCACAAGTGTTAGAGTCCAGGATCCTTTCCTTCACCTAAAATAGTACCAATTCAGCATTGGTGGGTGCATTGTTATGGAATACTCAGaaagggtggggaggggagaaaGGTTTTCTGTCAAAGTTAGGCAGCATTCTTGGAGGggtttaaaagatgtgtagatgtggcacttggggatgtgATTTAGTGATGGGTTTGGCAGTGTCGGGTAAATGCTTGGATTCAATGGTCTTAATGGCCTTTTTCAACCAAAACAAATCTgatttttggtgggtttttctATTCTGACCTTCTCTTTACCTCTGTAGCTGGGATTTTGACAGCTACCCAGAGGACTGCAAGCAAAATGCAGAGATTAAACCTTTTGTCATTACAGAGTATAAGACTAATGCACAGCTATCTGCAGGCCCTTTTTTACACCAGTGTGAAGTTGAGAACTTTGAGACAAAAGCAGGGTAGCATTTACCTTGCCAGATGGGTGGACTAGGAATCCTTAATAGACTTTGTGCTGCATGATTTGGGCAAGTGTTCTGCTCTTTAAGCTGAGAACTCATAAATACCTGGCCCTGAAAAAATGATGATTTTGAGTTGTAGACTAGGAATGTTTGAGAACTGGGACAGAAAGGTTTATTAAATTGTCCTGTTCCTCCCTGAAGTCCCTGCTGTGTGACTCTGGGACAGGGGCATGTCCACTCACCTTCTCAACTTTGATTTTGAACAGAACGAGCAAGCCCAGAAGCGAGCCTGAGCGAGTGGAAGCTGAGATGGCTGatgtggctggagctgctccccagcacagcaacACTGAGTCACGGGCCCTCAGTGCTTGGTTCCTCAGCCTTATCATATCTGCAGTCAGCTATTGCAGGCCTTATTCCTCTTTCGAGGACGCTGTGAACAGGGTTCAGTtactggtttaaaaaaaaaaaagatacatgTTGAGATACATGTTGTCTTGAAGAGGACTTTGCATCGTATCCTGCTGGCACGTGTAGAATTGCTCGAGTGTggcctgatggagctgctgctctccagtggtGAGGGCTGggccctccctgctgccctgggacaatggttctgtctgtctgcagaTGCATAAACACCTGTGCAGTGCCTGTAGCAGAAATGTGTTTGAAGAGCTGCTCTATGCGCAGTGACTCCAACTTCTaagtaaatattaaataaatattatatatattttttaaactctGTCGAATAAAGATTCCTGGGCTCAGGAAATGGACTTTGTGatctttgtgggtcccttccaactcacaGTATTTTATGAGGAATGGAGATACTGCTTAAAGGACTTTTCACTCTTACAGTCCTGTACCTTGTCCTTTTCTTGCCtatgttgttttgttgtttcccTCCAATGTTCTGTACCAAAGGTAACAGCAGGTATTATTAAGTGTAGATTGATGTTAATGCAGACTGAAATGTCTGATGTCTAATATGAATGTCCTGGAGCCAGCTGGTGTCACTGCAAGCCCTAAGTCTGTATTTGACACATGCCATGGTATTTTTAGCTGGCCTGGCAGAAGGCTTAGAGCTGCCATGTAGCTGTGGCCTGCAACTACTCTCCAAGGGTTGCTTTTCCTTCAGCAGGAATGGCTCCAGCTCTGGCTTATTGTTCTGCAAAGCTAAATAAATGTACACCAGCATTAGCAGTAAATTATTGAAAGCTGGGAATCTTGAAGAAAGGGGGTTTGGGAATGGTGGTTGAAGACAGGAGCACGAGGTTGTTCCATAGCAGTGAAGCAGTGTGTGTTCTCCTGCTGTGAGTGCTCGCTCTGCAGCTGTTTTTCCACAGCACGGGTGTCTGGGCAGCTGGAGAGTCACAGGAATGGAAAATCCTCTTGTGCAAGAGCTGAGAGCTCCCAGGAGCACAACCAGGACCTGCCTCTCACATCCCCCAGCCGGGCTGTGGTTTCTGTGTCGCTGCGGGCAGTCACCGGCACAAGCCCGTGTGCGGCCGGGGGTGAGGTGGCAGAGCCCACTGAGACTTTGCCCCGGGTGCCGTGTCCGGGGTGAGGCTCACCGGGGGCACCGGAGAGCCGGCTctgccgccccgccccggccgggGCGGGCCCGGTGTCGGCGGGACCGGGGCGGCTTTATCAGCCCCGGCCGGGGCGGCAGCGACAGCGACAGGGACAGCGGCACGATGGGGCTGGAGCTGTACCTGGACCTGCTCTCGCAGCCCTGCCGGGCGCTCTACATCTTCGCCCGCAGCAACAACATCCCCTTCGAGTTCAAGCGGGTGCAGCTGGCCAAGggtgagcggggccgggggtggCGGGGGCAGCCGGGTGACCCGGGGTGTCCCGGGGTGTCCCAGCCCCGAGCCTTGGGGTGTCCCGGGGTGTCCCAGCCCCGGCTTTGTGGGTGTCCCAGAGTGCCAGCCCTGGATCTTGGGGTGTCCCAGGATCCCAGCCCCAGCTTTGTGGGTGTCCCAGGGGTCCCAGCCCTGGATCTTGGGGTGTCCCAGGGTCCCAGTCCCGGTTCTGTGGGTGTCCCAGGggtcccagcctggctttgtgGGTGTCCCAGGGTCCCAGTCCCGGTTCTGTGGGTGTCCCAGGggtcccagcctggctttgtgGGTGTCCCAGGGTCCCAGTCCCGGTTCTGTGGGTGTCCCAGGGtcccagtcccagctctgcGCGTGTCCCGCTGCTCCCGGCTCTTTCTCCACCCCCGGGGGCTGCTGGATTCCAGCCTGCGGGTGGAAGCACGGGGTTGCTCACCATCCCCATCAGTGTGAGATGCTGAGGGAGGGTGGCGTggccctcctgctgcagagggTCCCTGGTGCCCACCCAAAACCAATACCTAATTCTGCAGTGCAATCCTGTAGTTGAAGTACTGATTTCAGTGCCTGTGCTCCTCTGCAGCAAGCAGGACTCTGCCAAGGCATGTGATAGCTTCGAAATCGGCCCCACCCAGCAGAAATTGGGTCTCTGAAAAACAGAGAGGCTTTTCTGAGAAGCGCTCAGGATGTGCCAGATCTGGGGCATTCCCCGTTTAGATGGGAAACAAAAAGCTGCAGAGGTGGGACATTGGTGTAGGGGCGAGGACAGCCGAGGTGTGTGGGTCTTGTTCAGGAATTCAGCTTAGAAAAATGTGTgctctgggaagcagcagcagttgcTGAGAGCAGCCCTTCTCCTCTTGGCAGGGGTTAACTCCCCTTGGGAGGCTCGTCATGCACCAGCTTGCTGAGCTGTCCCCGTGtgaaggcagggcagggcaggggtagGGCTCCCCTCTGGGGGCTCCACTGGGTCGGGTAGTCTGTAGTCTGGTTATTTTGGGAGGGTTGAGGACCAGCTTGAGAAGGCTGTGGAGCGAGACAGTGCAGCTGGCAGTAATGTGAGCAGTGAGAAATGAAGGGAGGTGGTTTAGTTGGGTTAAAACCAACGGATAACTGTTAGGAGCCCGTCCAAAGGTGTCTTTTCACCAAAGGAGATCCAAAGATCTGTATCTTCTTTCTTTGTAATTGAAGCTGGTAAAGCCTATCCTTCAAGCTCTTCAGATATCTGATGGATTTGAAATTAAGGTAATGCATTGGGCATAAAAAGGCCTCAGTAAGTAATGTTTAAAAACAATGAAAGATGAgaaggctcctggagctgaaATTGAGGAAGGAACAAGAGAGACTCCAACTTGAAAGAAACCTCAGACGTGTTGTGCTTGAGTCTTTGGGTGTTCCCCTGCACCTGAGCTGTGGGTTGGTTGTACCTTACTGTGGCTTTACTCCCACTTGTCTCATAGCAAAAATTTTTGCAACTGTTTGTAGCTGGGGGCTGGCCCATCTTGTGTCCTTCCCCTTCTTTCCCAATAAATTAATTgttgtggtgagacactggagcaaAGGAGAGGAGACTGTCAAGGAATGAGAGcaccaaagaaaaagaaacaactgAAATGCAAGGATaggaggagagagaggaaggaaagggaatTAAATCACAGATTCCCAATGCTCTGTGCCCCTTGGGAATCTGCTTTTGGCCTGTGAATTTAAGGTGGGTGATTTGGGTGCACCTCCTGTGGCATGGGGAagctctgcaggtgctgccaCAATGGAGGAGGCTCACTGCACTGGCACCTGACACTGCACAGTTTGTAAGGACAAGGTGAGGGAACTGAGACTCACAACTGAGCTGGTGGCTTAAATGGGATGTCCCAGAAAAGCTCTCAGCCCCCAGTGTGGCAGGTGTCAATGAAAGGGGTAGAAGTGAGAATGGGTGGGGATCACCTGGCATTCAAAGGACACCTGAAGACCTGGAGTCTGCACACTTCATCTTTCTGAGAGGGGTAGGGGAGGTGGGCTGTGAGCCAATGACAGGGGAATAGTCACAAATCAAGTTTGCCAAGTACAGAAAAGCTAAATTTGCTTCCAGAGCATCTCCTCTGGCACACAGGTTCTCAGATGGCTCACACAGCAGGATGGGGCTCAAGGTTAGTTACACATACCCAGGCAGCCACATGTGGCTGAACTGAGTGGGTGGAAAAGGCTGTCACAAACCAGTCACATAGAACAAGGCTTCTGGGACTGCTTTCAGGCAGAATGGAGTACACTGAGACCTTAGATGAACACAGCATCTTCTCCTGTCAGGTTCACTCTGCCTACCTTTTGGGGAGGACCTACAAGATAGCTTAAAAGCGACCTAAAATCATATTTGCTCTTACAAAAGATTGCAAGATGCACAGGAGCTAATTGAAAGATCTGTAAAGAAGTACCCATGGTTCTACATGGAATCACAGGAATTTATGTTCATCTGTGGACTTTAGAAAGTGTAGTTGAATATAAATTACATTATCTTCCAGAAAAAGGTGTCTGCTTCTCACTGTCCTCCCTTCCTTGGAGGAAAGGGTTAGTGAGATCCCTTTCCTCCAAGGTGCTTGGTGCTCCCCTGGGTTTGTACAGGACAGGTACCTCCAGGCACAAGTGTGGGGTGGATAGAGCCCCCAGCTGTCAAGTGCTATTGGTATGAAAGGACTCCCAACCATCCTGCCCTTGGTCCATAGGTGGGTCTGGTATGCAGGCCATAATCAGCTGATACCACAGGGCTGGCCCCCTGCTCACCCTGCAGCACTTATTCATTGCTTATAAACTTGACACAAGACTTGATCTGTACACTTAGAAACAAGAACTTGAAGCTAGACAGTCCCCACAAACTCCTCAGGTGTTTACAAACAGGTCCTGAGTACCCCTGCCAAGTAAAActcctcattttcctcctcagGGGAGCACAAGACAGAGGAGTTCCGGAAGGTGAATGTGCTGATGAAGGTGCCTGCACTGAAGGATGGTTCTTTCACCTTAGCAGAGAGGTGAGGCTCAAATAAGCTCAACCCCCTGCTGCAGAGTTGTTTGTCCCAGTGCTTGAACTGCTGGCACTCCAGTCCAGGCAGGTTCTTGTCTCCCTCCTGTTCTGTGTTCCACTTGCGCATAACAAACCTGTGTTTCAAGAGAAGTTCTTGCATAAGCAACTTGAACAGCATTAATAGTAGAAAAAGCTGCTGCTTGGAGCTGCTTTGCTGCTTTGTGGGCAGTGTTTCTGAGCTTAAATAGCTGTCCAGGTGTCCtgctctctgcctgcagctgggggctgtgggccagtgcaggaaatgtgacATGAAGCACCCGCTGCTGGGTGGGCAGGCAGCGTGAAGCTCAGATTTGGTATAAACTCATTCTGCAGCTTCTGTTTGCTCAAAACTGTACCAGCAGACCACTCCTGTCTTGTTGGGCAATTACTTGTATTAGATTATGatccacaggcagcagcacaaactctctcctgtgctgtgccctgccttCTACCTGACTCCCCAGGTTTGTGTGGCTGCTTGTCCAGCAGGGCAAAATCTGGGGGAAAACAAAGGATGAGGTGCTTTAATCTCAGATGATCAGCTCACCAGTCTGTCTTGCTCTCTGGGCAGCATTGCAATCCTCCTGTACCTGGTGCAGAAATTCAAGACTCCTGATCACTGGTACCCCTCCGACCTGCAGAAAAGGGCAAGGGTTGATGAGTACCTGTCCTGGCAGCATGTCAACATCCGTGCAAAGGGGAGCAAGCTGTTCTTAAGCAAGGTAAAACCATTATATATCAAAAATGAGGTGCTAAGGACTGCAAGTGAAATGGCCTGCCTGTCTGCAGGGCCTTTCTCAGCAAATGTGCAAGCCAAGTGAGAGATAGCAACAAAACTGACTTGGCTGCTGAAGCGAGC
The Passer domesticus isolate bPasDom1 chromosome 17, bPasDom1.hap1, whole genome shotgun sequence DNA segment above includes these coding regions:
- the DDX51 gene encoding ATP-dependent RNA helicase DDX51, whose amino-acid sequence is MALFCIRRYGEQDGQEAEEEAQGRARVLLERLQRQARARQQKKQREAPAPGREGPGGAGLSPGGEPGERKGNREREEQPSAQRQKKVKTKQPRSSSEERAGTEEAADGSSPTKKKKANRRKSKVQRESTEADSEEDIKQDSRSNFKKNPNKRRKTDEETQGDEAGKKESSGKAEGNKAAEEELPLAASGEGAGAAPSSMMILGDYEAKPVQKVQPFLPQWLAEPRRVQKSIRDNLRAATDVPGIHPLLLRKLHTNGIDSFFPVQAEVIPAILGSAAGGFLRGRGGYRPRDICVSAPTGSGKTLAFVIPIVQVLLDRVVCHVRALVVLPTKELAQQVSKVFNIYTDGTGLKVVLITGQKSFAKEQEMLVQKKVTGYCSLADIVVATPGRLTDHISQTPGFSLAQLRFLIVDEADRMIDDMHQNCLNQIVKAAFQGENYSGSSMLFQRTKPGPLTAASSCSPQIPLQKLLFSATLTQDPEKLQQLDLFQPRLFTSVYSEKNRDGAEAEQNTNNKYTLPEGLSQCYVPCDLNSKPLLLLYFMLKMKFTRVLCFTNSREASHRLFLLVQAFGGVTVAEFSSRLTPNERRRTMKEFDQGKIQLLISTDATARGIDVKGVNYVINYDAPQFIRTYIHRVGRTARAGEAGVAFSLVLRIQERRFLRMLRDAGIQDIKKHPVKGNSLKPMVQQYEEALSKLEKTVKNEQAQKRA